CGGAGGACGCACGGAGGCACGGAGGACCACGGAGAACAACAGTGCCAAGGTTTCCCCCGTGTACCTCCGTGCCTCCGTGTGTCCTCCGTGTTGAAAGCTCTTAAGAAGACCAGAACCGCGACGAGTGCCAGGAATGCGGTGCGTCATCGTGGAATGGTCTTGTAGCCGGGCGGAAAGACAAGCGCGCGAAAGCGCCGGTACGGCGAGCGGTCAACGAAGTTCAACTACTCAAACCTTTGAACACGGCGGACACACGGAGGCACGGAGGACCACGGAGAACAACAATGCCAAGGTCTTCCCCGTGTACCTCCGTTCCTCCGTGTGTCCTCCGTGTTGAAAGCTCTTAAGAAGACCAGAACCGCGACGAGTGGCAGGAATGCGGTGCGTCATCTTGGAATGGTCTTGTAGCTGGGCGGAAAGACAAGCGCGCGAAAGCGCCGGTACGGCGAGCGGTCAACGAAGTTCAACTACTCAAACCTTTGAACACGGCGGACACACGGAGGCACGGAGGACCACGACGAACAGTAGTGCCAAGGTCTCCCCCGTGTACCTCCGTTCCTCCGTGTGTCCTCCGTGTTGAGAGCTCTTGGAAGAAACCAGAACCGCGACGAGTGCCAGGGAAAGGCTCGCCCACCCTCACATCCGCGACCGCTCGAACACCACACGCCCGCCGACGATCGTCAGTAGAACCTTCACATCCTTGATGGCCTCGGGTGCGATGGCGAAGAGGTCGTGATCCAGCACGGTCAGGTCGGCGAGCATCCCCGGCATCACCTTGCCTCGCGTCGCTTCCTCACCCATGGCGTAGGCGTTGTTGGCGGTGTAGTTCCGCAGCGAACTCTCGAGGTCGAGCTTCTCTTGCGGCTGCCAGCCACCCTCGGGCTTTCCATCGAGTGTTTTACGCGTGACGGCGGCGTACAGGATCTTCATCGGGTCGGCGGTATACCACGAGGCGTTCGTCCCCGGCCAGTCGGAGCCGAAGGTGAGGCGCACGCCGGCGTCCTGCAGCGTCCGGAACGCATAGGCCCAGCGCGAGCGCTCGCCAATGCGCTCCTCCATCCAGCGCATGTCGTCGATGGCATGGTACGGCTGCACCTCGGCGATGATCCCTAAACGTGCGTAGCGTTTCGCCACCTCGGCGTTGCGCAGTACCTGCGAATGGATGATGCGGAACCGGCGGTCGCGCGGCGGGTTCTCCGTCATCACCTTCTCATACAGCGTGAGCAGCGTGTCGATCGCCTCGTCGCCGATGGCGTGCACCTGCGGCCAGAGCCCCGCGCGGTCGGCGCCCATCAGGTTCTTCAGCATGTTGCCGGCCGGCTGCATCCCCGAACCAGGGCCGCTCGTCGCCGCCGTGTTGGTCGAGTCGCGCCACTCGCCACGCTTCCCCGAGTGCAGCTGCGGCTCGTAGAAGCGCGCCGTCGAGTTTCCCTGGATCCCGTCGACGAACCCCTTCAGTCCACCGATCCGCAGCCAGTCGTCGCCAAAGCCGTGCGGGATCCCCACCGCCGTGAGGTCGTCCCACTTGTCGAGCGTGGGGCGCGCATACACGCGCACGGTGAGTTCGCCGCGCTGCTTGAGCGCATGGTACACCGGGAGCTGCTCCGGCGGCGTGACGTCGTTGATCCCCGTGACGCCGAGTTCGTTGAGATGAGCGATGGCCACGCGCCCCTCGCGCAGGCGCTGCTCGAACGGCTTGGGAGGGATCGCCCTCTGGAGCTGCGCGAGCGCGGCGCCCGTAAGTCGTCCCGTCGCCCGGCCGTCAACGCACTCGAGCCCCGCCACCGCGCTCGCGCAATCGAGCTTGGCCGCCGACAGCGCGGCGCCGTTGGCCAGGTACGCCGTCCGATCCCAGCGCTGCAGGAAGACCGGCGTGTTCGGCGTGACCGAGTCGACGATGCTCCGGTCGGGGGAGAAACGCGCACGAGGTGTCGTCGCTGCACGAGCCGCCGCCGAGCCTGCACTGTTCGCGTTCCAGTCCTCATACGCCCCCCAATCGCCCCCCGTGATCCACGCCCCCTGCGGGAGCCGGTCACGAGCCGCCTTGACCCGTGCCGCAAAGGCGCGCGGTTCGGCTACATCCAGGAGATTCACCCCCAGCAGGAGCGCCCCGGCCTGGTTGAAGTGCGTGTGGTTGTCGATGAAGCCCGGCGTCACGAAACGCCCCTCGAGCGGAATCACGCGCGTGGTCGCTCCGCGGTGCGAGGCCACGTCGGCGTCGCTCCCCACCGTGAGGAGCTTCCCGTCGCGAATGGCCACCGCCTGCGCGTACGGCTGCGCGGTGTTCCCGGTCCAGATGCGCCCCCCGGTCAGGATCAGGTCGGCCTCCTGCGCGCGGAGTGCCGGCGCGTGGAGGGCGAGCGGCGCCAGGCAGGCCAGCATCGCCAGCGTCGTACGAACGGTGATGGAGCGTAGAGACATGAACACGCAGATGAACGAGCCGATGACCGAGCCGATGAACGAGCGAATGAGCGAGCAGATGAACGAGCCCTCGAACGCGCTGGAAGTCGGGCCGGGAGAATTGTGCGCCGCACCCCGGCCAGGCGACAGGTGGCCGTAGCGTGTGCCACCCGTTCGCGACCGCTGCCGCAGCTTCGTTCCGCCGCGCATTCTTCGCAACGCCGGACCCTTTCGCTGGGGTCGGGCGTACAGGTAGGAGCCCCTCCCCTCCCGGCATGATGGACCCGCACACCGCCCTCGCCCCCACCACTGGGCGCCCGTCGCGCGCCGCGCTCATCCCGGGCGCCGCGCTCGTCGCGGGCGCCGCGCTCCTCGCGTTGGCCGGCGCACCACGGGCCGTCGACGCTCAGGTGATGCAGGTGCGCCCCGTGACCCCCGAGGCAGCCGCGCCGAGACTGGGGGAGCTGCGCGACCAGCAGTCGCTGTTCGAGTCGTTTCGCCGCCGCAACCTCCCGCGAAAGGACTTCTCCCGCAGCGGCCCCAACACCTGCGACGAACAGGTGGGGCGCTTCTGCTACTGGTACGACGAGCGCGAGGACCCGGCCCCCGACGAGCCCACCACGATCGCCCAGGCGCGCGCCAAGCTCGTCGCCACGCTCGACTCCGCCTATCGCCTCTTTCCCGACGACCGATGGACCTCGGGGCAGCTGGTGCGCTACCTGACCGAATCGGGGAAGCTGAACGACGCGGTCGAGGCGGCCAACCGGTGCAAGGCGCCGGGCTGGTGGTGCCCCGCGCTGCGCGGCTTCGCGTTGCATCTGGCGGGGCGCTTCGCGGAGAGCGACAGCGCCTGGGAGCGCGCCCTCGACGGCATGGACGATCGCCAACGCTGCGACTGGCGCGACATGAAGCTGGTGGTCGACGACGCCCTGCTCCGCGAGTACCGCGAGATGGGATGCGCCAGGCGCACGGCCTTCGAGGAACGCATCTGGTGGCTGGCGCGCCCCATGCTCTCGCTCGAGGGGAGCGATACACGCTCCGAGTTCTTCTCCCGTCGCATGTACTCGGCCTTCATCCAGGACGCTCCATCGGTCTATGAGATGGGGTTCGATGACGACGAGCGCGAACTCCTCCTGCGCTACGGCTGGCCCCGCGCCTGGACGCAGCACGAGGTCTATACCAGCGGCCGAGGGAAGATCCAGGTCATCACGGGGCACGAACCGGCCCCCGCACCGCCCATGCTCCCCGTGGCCGCCACGGTGCGCAACCCGGCGCTCAGCGACTCGGTGGGGTGGCGGGGCAAGGGACTCCCCGGCGTGCGCGCTCGTTATGCACCCGACGTGGCGCGCTACCTCCTCCCGCTCACGCAGCAGTCGGCCATCTTCCGCCGCGGCGACTCGGCGCTGGTGGTGATGTCGTACGACGTGCGCAACCTAACGACGCTGGCCAAGGCGGCGGCGCGCACCGGCGACCTCGCGGCGGCGCTCGTCCTCACCAAGGGGGAGGAGAAGGATGCCTCCATCGTGCGCCTTCCCACCCCCGGCGTGCGTGGCACCATCACGGCGCGCACGTCGTGGGGGCCCATGCTGATGAGCGCCGAGGTCTCGTCGCGGCGCGATCGCACCCTGGCCCGCGCCCGCTACGGGATGCGCGCCACCGAGAACGCCGGCTCGCGCGTCGCCATCTCCGACCTCCTCCTCTTCGAGCCTTACGACGGAATGCCGCGCACGCTGGACGACGTCCTTCCGCACGTTGCGGCGTCACAGGCGGTGAAGGAAGGGAGCAAGGTCGGGATCTACTGGGAGACCTACAACACGAATCCCAGCGGCGAAGGGATCCAGGTAGCCATCACCGTCGCCCCTGAGGACGCGAAGGAAGGGGGATGGTTGCAGCGCGGGCTCACCGCGTTGCGGCTGGTCCGTGAGGCGCAACCGGTTTCGGTGGGAATGAGCGACGTCTCGGCCCGCGGCCTCGGCTTCACGCCGCGCGCCGTCGTGGTCGACCTCGCCACGCTCAAGCCCGGGCGCTACCTGATGCAGCTCGAGATCACCGCCGAGGGGACGATCCCGGTGCGCGCCGAGCGTGTGCTGACGGTGCGCGGCGGAAAGTAGGGAGGAGGGAGGCGGCCGGCAGGCGTCGTCGCGCCGATCACTACGCGAAGCGCGCCACCACGACGCTGACGTTGTCGCTCCCTCCCCCCGAGAGCGCCGCGTTCACCAGTGCCTCGCACGCCTCGCGCGCGGTGGCCGAGGAACGCAGCAGACGCCGCACCTCGTCGTTTGGGACGTGCTTGGTGAGCCCGTCACTACAGAGGAGGAGCATGTCCCCCGCCTCGAGGTCGATGAGGCCAAGCGTGGGATGCACCTCGGAACTCCCCACGGCGCTGGCCAGGGTGCGCCCCATCGGCGACTCGACCACGTGCTCGTCGCTCACGGCGCCGGTATCGAGCAGGTACTGCCCGAACGTCTGGTCGCGCGTCAGCTGCAACAAGCGCTCGCCACGCAGGTAGTAGGCGCGCGTATCGCCCACATGCACGAGGTAGGCGCGCGGAACCACGAGCATCACCATCGTCAGCGTCGTGGCCGGCGACCACTGCGAGTCGCCATTGGCCGAGAGCAGCGATTTGTGAGCCGCCATCACTGCCTCTTCCATCTTCTCGATGAAGCGCGCCTCCTCCTCGGCGTCGAAGCGATGGTAGCACCCCGTGGCGCGCCCGATGTACTCGAGCGTCGACTCCACGGCGCTGCTGCTCGCCTCGGCGCCGCCGGCGCGACCGCCCACACCGTCAGCCACCGCCATGAGCCAGGCGTCGCCGCCGTGCATGCGCGCGGTGAGGCGCTCGCGGTCGAGGTTGGTGCTCGTGACGTCAACCACCTTCCGCATGCGCGCCACGATGAAGCGGTCCTGGTTCTCCTCGGGGACGAGTCCCGTGTGGGAGAGGCCGAAGACGTCGGTGAGCATCACGGAGGCGTCGCCGCCGGGCGCCGTTGCGTCGGGGGCGGGTGTCCCCTGGGGATCGGGAGGAGTCGTCATGCCCGCAATATGGGGCTGACGCTACGCGTTGTCGTCCCAGGGATCGGAGGCCTTCTCGTATTCCTTGACCGGGAACTTGAAGGCCTCGGCGAGCTTGGGATCACCCGCGTAGCCCAGCACGCGCGTGGCGATGTACTCGCCCACCACCGGGCCGAACTTGAATCCCTCCGCCTGTCCCACACCGGCGACCCACGCGTTCTCCGTCCCCGGCAGGTGGTCGATGATGAAGTCGCGGTTGATGCTCGACTCGTAGTGGCACGAACGCGTCTCGTTCATCGGCGCAGTGGCTAACACGGGAAAGCGCTCGGCAACAAAGCGGCGCGAGCCGTCGATGCGCTCCTGCGACATCCACCGGTTGCTGGTGTCGGGGTCGGCCTGCGCCGAGTCGATGGAGGCCTGGTTGATGGCACGCTCCTGCGCCGCCTTCTTTTCTTCCTCGGATTGACCCTGCCCGGCGTTCCTGGGGGCAATGGCGCCGCGTACCCTAAAGCCGCGCAGGTCCACGGGCAGCGCCGGCCATCCCGTGACGCCGGGAAAGTTGTAGCTGGGGAGGTTGGGAAAGGTGAAGCGGTGATCGCCCTCGGGGACGCTGAAGTAGCAGACGTAACCCATCGGGATGCGCATGCGGTTCTCCAGTTCCTTCGCGAACATCTTCCGCAGCCATGGCCCCGTGCAGAAGACATACTGGTCGCCACGCACGACGCTTCCATCCTCGAGGACGACGCCGTCCATCTTCCCGTTGACGATGGCGCCGGGGCGCACGCGGGAGATGACCAGCTGCACCCCCTCGCGTTGCGCGATCGCGGCGACCGCTTGCGTCGCGGCGCGGGCGCGCGCGACCCCTGCGTCGGGCTCGGTGATGGCGATCGTGATGTCGTGCGCGGCGATCACGGGCCAGCGCTTCATCACCTCGGCGCCGTCAATGACCTCGAACTTCACCCCCTGCGCGGTCCAGAGTTCGCGCGTGCGCTTGACGAAGGGTTCGTCCTGCGCGCGGCAGATCACGTCGCCGGTCTGGTGGAAGAACTTCGTCCCGAACTCCGCGGCGTATTCGTCGTCGAAGGCGCGCCAACGCGCGATGGCGGTGCGCGCCCACGAGGTCCAGAGTTCGCCGGCGGTGGCGCGGTCGCCGTAGGATGAGCGAATGCCGCGCGTCTCATCGCCGCTCGATGCGCGCGAGTTGGCGGGGCCATAGGCATCGATCATCGTGACGCGTGCGCCGCGGCGGCGGAGATAGAGCGACGTCCATCCCCCCCACGCGCCGGCGCCGATCACGACGATGTGTCCGCTTCCGCGCGTTGCGCGAGCCGGGGCAATGCCACGCGCCGGCGCGAGCGGTTGCGCACCTCCGCCGGTCGCACAGCCGCCGATCATCAGCGCCCCAGCCCCTACACCGGCCATGCGCAGGAAGTCGCGCCGAGCCATCGGGTCGTCGATCGCCTGGGCATCGGCGAGCGGGAACGATGTGGCTGAAGAGGCGTCGCTCACCCCCGCGCCAAGCGACGTGTTGGAATGCGGGTTGGCAGGGGTGGCCCCGGTGAGGGGATCGATCGGAGCGTTCGCGTCGGACATGGGGCGACTCGTTCGGGGGATCGTCGAGAAGCGGCGAAGATGCGCCTGAGGGGGGTGGGCCGCAATCGGTGCGGCATGCGGCGCGCTCGTCGCCTCGGCATTGCCAGCGCTGCGCCGTGGGCGCACGTTGACTGCAGGTGCGGGGGCGCTGAAACGTTGCAAAGACCACGCGGGAGCGCCGGCGCCTGATTGTGAGATGGCTTCCACTCTCGAGACGAGGTTGCTGATGTCGCGTTCGCCATGGATTGCAGCCGTCGCGGTCGTTGCCGCGCTTACCGCCACGCTCGTGGTGGCCCCATCGGCGGGGGCCCAGAACCCCAAGCGTGAGGCGATCGTCCCGCCGGGATCGTCGCCCTCGCCGATCCTCACCCCGGGGATCCGCGTGGGGAACCTGGTCTACGGCTCCGGCCAGCTCGGCACGCGTCGCGAGAACCCCGACAGCACCATCGGCGGGCAGACCTCGATTGCGCTGGACAACATCAAGAAGGTGTTCGAGGCCGCGGGGACCGACATGGCGCACGCCCTCAAGTGCACCGTCTTCCTCATCGACGTGAAGGACTTTGGCGGGATGAACCAGGCGTATCGAACGTTCTTCCCCGATACGCCGCCGGCGCGCACGACGGTGGTGGTCGCGGCGCTCGTGGTGCCGGGGGCCAAGGTCGAGATCGAGTGCCTGGCGGCGATGCCGTCCAAGTAGCGACACGCGACCTTTCGCCGCCCAAGGACTTCGATGCTGATACGTTCGTCGTGGACGGCGCTCGCGATTGCGGGCGCCGTCGTCGTGTCCGGTTGCTCGCGCGACGCGGGGGACGGAGAGCAGATCGTGCCGGCGGTGGAGGTGCGGCGGTCTGTCGCGCTCGACACCTCGCCGCCGCTGGCCTGGAGCACGCATGGCGCGGGTGCGGTGCAGCTGGCGCGAGTCGCTGCGGGTTTGGGAGATGCGCGCGCCGAGAGTGCGTCGCGCACACGGTTATCGCCGCCTGACGAGGGCGGTGACGGCGATGTGGTCACCTCGCGACGCGTTGCGCCCGGCGGCGCCGATATCGAGCAGCGCGCGCACGGCACCCTTCCCCCGGCGGAGCTGGTCGCCTCGTTCGACGGGCTCGGCGCCTCGTTCACCGGACCGCAGGGGACGGCGACGCTCCGCAACCCATCCGACAACTCGCTGGCCGTCGGCCCCAACCATCTGGTGCAGGTGGTGAACACGCGCATGGCGATCTTCACCAAGCGCGGCGCCGTGTACGACAGCACCGGGCACGTGCTCTATGGTCCGGTCCCGACCAACAACCTGTTTCGAGGCTTTGGCGGGCCGTGCGAGGAGAAGAACAACGGCGACGCCGTGGTGCGCTACGATCAGTTGGCCAATCGTTGGCTGGTCGTGATGCCGCTCTTCTCGCGCGGACGCAAGGGTGAGCGCCATGGACCACCGCCCGCCGCCGGCGGTGCTGCGCGCGCCAGCGAGGTCGGGCAGGAGGGGCAACCGGGGGCCGAGCAAACGGTGCACCAACCGCCAGCCGTTGCGCCTGCAACCGCGCCCGTCACCCCCGTGGTGCCGCCGCCGGCACCGCCAGCCGCAACTCCGCGTCCTGCCCCGGCACCGCCCGACTCGCAGGGCGTCTACGGGATGTGCTACGCGGTGAGCACGAGCGATGACCCGCTGGGGAGCTACTATCGCTACGAGTTCGTTCGCCCGCTCTTCCCCGACTATCCGCGTCCCGCCATCTGGCCCGACGGCTACTACATCCCCAGCAGCACCGGCGACGACGTGATTCAGAAGCATGCCTGCGTGGTCGAGCGCGCCAGGATGCTGGCCGGTGCGCCGGCCAGCGAGCAGTGCGTCGTGATCGACGGGGTGAACTTCCTCAACAACGCCGATCTCGACGGCACGGTGCTCCCGCCGGCCGGGGCGCCGAACATCATGCTCGCCGCCGGCGGGACGCAGCTGCAAAAGGACTTCGACGACGACGGAATCCACGCGTGGAGCTTCAAGGTCGACTGGAAGGATCCCTCCCGCACGAAGGTCGTTGGCCCGGTGAAGATCGCCGTCGCCCCGTACCACTACCTGTGCGACGGACAGCTCACGAGCTGCGTCCCGCAACCGGGGACCGAGCGCCGACTGGACGCGCAGGGCGACAAGCTGATGGCGCGCGTCGTCTACCGCCGCATCGGTGCTCGTGAGTCGATCGTCGCCGTGCACTCGGTCAACACCAGCGCCGGTGCGGGGGGCGTGCGGTGGTACGAGTTCCGCGTCGGCCCCAAGCGCGTGTTGCGGCTGTACCAGCAGGGGACCTTCGCTCCCGACTCGTCGTATCGCTGGATGGCGTCGCCGGCCATGGACCGCGTGGGAAACATCGGGATCGGCTACTCGTTTGGCGGGACGCCGCACTTCGCCGGACAGCGCCTTGCCGGGCGGCGAGCCGGAGACCCGAGGGGGCGGCTCACGCTGCGGGAGCACGTCCTCGTGGAGGGGGGCGGAGCGCAGGCCAACACGTTGCGGTGGGAGGACTACACACAGACAGCGATCGACCCCTCCGACGATTGCACGATCTGGTACGTGGGAGACTATCTCCGTGCCGGCGACGCGAACTATTCGACGCGCATCGGGGGGTACCGGCTGCCGGGGTGTCTCGCCAGGCGGGGGCCGACGTAACTTCCGCCTCGACCGAAACTCCATGCCGTTGAACATCTCCGCCGAACCTCTGCACATCGTGGACGACAGGAACGTTGACCCAAGCGCGCGCGCACTCGGCCCTCACGGGTCGCTTGCCCGGACCGTCCTTTTCTGGCTTCATCTCGCATGCGGCGTCGTGACGGGGATCATCATCCTCGTGATGTCGGTCACGGGAGTCCTCCTCACGTACGAGAAGCAGGTCATCGCCTGGTCCGACGCGCGGGCGCTGTCGCCGAGCCCGCAGGCGAGGGGAAGTTCGCTTCCGATCGACTCGCTCGTGCGCCTCGCGCAGCGATCCGCGCCCGGGCTCAAGGCATCCGGCGTGACCGTCTCGTCAGGCGCAACGCACCCCGTCAAGGTGAGCTTCGGGCGTGACGGGGTGCGCTACCTCGACGCAGCGGACGGCGCCGTCCTGGGCAGTGGCAACGCCTCGACGCGCAAGTTCCTGTCGGCGATCACCGCCTGGCACCGCTGGCTTGGCGCGACCGACGACGGACGTGACGTGGCGCGGGCGATCACGGGCGCCTCGAACCTCGCCTTCCTCGGCCTGGTGGTGAGTGGCTTCTTCCTCTGGTTCCCGCGCATCCTCACGTGGACGCGTGTTCGCGCCGTGCTCTGGTTCCGGGGCGGGTTGCGGGGCAAGGCGCGCGACTTCAACTGGCACCACGTGCTGGGGATCTGGTCGCTCGTTCCCCTCCTGCTGATCGTCTCGTCAGGCGTGGTGATCTCGTATCGATGGGCGGGTGACCTAGTCTTCCGTCTCGCCGGCGAGGCACCGCCAGCGCCCTCGGCACCGCCCGCGTCTTCGGCACCG
The sequence above is drawn from the Gemmatimonadaceae bacterium genome and encodes:
- a CDS encoding amidohydrolase, yielding MRGGTKLRQRSRTGGTRYGHLSPGRGAAHNSPGPTSSAFEGSFICSLIRSFIGSVIGSFICVFMSLRSITVRTTLAMLACLAPLALHAPALRAQEADLILTGGRIWTGNTAQPYAQAVAIRDGKLLTVGSDADVASHRGATTRVIPLEGRFVTPGFIDNHTHFNQAGALLLGVNLLDVAEPRAFAARVKAARDRLPQGAWITGGDWGAYEDWNANSAGSAAARAATTPRARFSPDRSIVDSVTPNTPVFLQRWDRTAYLANGAALSAAKLDCASAVAGLECVDGRATGRLTGAALAQLQRAIPPKPFEQRLREGRVAIAHLNELGVTGINDVTPPEQLPVYHALKQRGELTVRVYARPTLDKWDDLTAVGIPHGFGDDWLRIGGLKGFVDGIQGNSTARFYEPQLHSGKRGEWRDSTNTAATSGPGSGMQPAGNMLKNLMGADRAGLWPQVHAIGDEAIDTLLTLYEKVMTENPPRDRRFRIIHSQVLRNAEVAKRYARLGIIAEVQPYHAIDDMRWMEERIGERSRWAYAFRTLQDAGVRLTFGSDWPGTNASWYTADPMKILYAAVTRKTLDGKPEGGWQPQEKLDLESSLRNYTANNAYAMGEEATRGKVMPGMLADLTVLDHDLFAIAPEAIKDVKVLLTIVGGRVVFERSRM
- a CDS encoding serine/threonine-protein phosphatase, with product MTTPPDPQGTPAPDATAPGGDASVMLTDVFGLSHTGLVPEENQDRFIVARMRKVVDVTSTNLDRERLTARMHGGDAWLMAVADGVGGRAGGAEASSSAVESTLEYIGRATGCYHRFDAEEEARFIEKMEEAVMAAHKSLLSANGDSQWSPATTLTMVMLVVPRAYLVHVGDTRAYYLRGERLLQLTRDQTFGQYLLDTGAVSDEHVVESPMGRTLASAVGSSEVHPTLGLIDLEAGDMLLLCSDGLTKHVPNDEVRRLLRSSATAREACEALVNAALSGGGSDNVSVVVARFA
- a CDS encoding FAD-dependent oxidoreductase: MSDANAPIDPLTGATPANPHSNTSLGAGVSDASSATSFPLADAQAIDDPMARRDFLRMAGVGAGALMIGGCATGGGAQPLAPARGIAPARATRGSGHIVVIGAGAWGGWTSLYLRRRGARVTMIDAYGPANSRASSGDETRGIRSSYGDRATAGELWTSWARTAIARWRAFDDEYAAEFGTKFFHQTGDVICRAQDEPFVKRTRELWTAQGVKFEVIDGAEVMKRWPVIAAHDITIAITEPDAGVARARAATQAVAAIAQREGVQLVISRVRPGAIVNGKMDGVVLEDGSVVRGDQYVFCTGPWLRKMFAKELENRMRIPMGYVCYFSVPEGDHRFTFPNLPSYNFPGVTGWPALPVDLRGFRVRGAIAPRNAGQGQSEEEKKAAQERAINQASIDSAQADPDTSNRWMSQERIDGSRRFVAERFPVLATAPMNETRSCHYESSINRDFIIDHLPGTENAWVAGVGQAEGFKFGPVVGEYIATRVLGYAGDPKLAEAFKFPVKEYEKASDPWDDNA
- a CDS encoding RidA family protein, producing MSRSPWIAAVAVVAALTATLVVAPSAGAQNPKREAIVPPGSSPSPILTPGIRVGNLVYGSGQLGTRRENPDSTIGGQTSIALDNIKKVFEAAGTDMAHALKCTVFLIDVKDFGGMNQAYRTFFPDTPPARTTVVVAALVVPGAKVEIECLAAMPSK
- a CDS encoding PepSY domain-containing protein, with the translated sequence MTGIIILVMSVTGVLLTYEKQVIAWSDARALSPSPQARGSSLPIDSLVRLAQRSAPGLKASGVTVSSGATHPVKVSFGRDGVRYLDAADGAVLGSGNASTRKFLSAITAWHRWLGATDDGRDVARAITGASNLAFLGLVVSGFFLWFPRILTWTRVRAVLWFRGGLRGKARDFNWHHVLGIWSLVPLLLIVSSGVVISYRWAGDLVFRLAGEAPPAPSAPPASSAPPAAQGGPGGAGGARVPGGAAGERGSAEGGSVPVRYEPLIDAAAAKVPTWRTITIPLPVSAEKPVAVAIDAGSGGQPQLRSTLTLDATSAREKAWLPFAEQSAGRKARSFLRFAHTGEYYGLMGQTIAGLVTLATVVLVWTGIALALRRLAASLRRRDHEPRHRGLSSAA